The Terriglobus roseus sequence CGTTGCTTATATCTGGTTATTTAGTGCCTGCAGATTTCGTCGCTGCTGCACCCTTCTGCGCTACGCCCATGATCTCGAAATGAGCTCCCAGAACTAACTCCTTTGCACCGATGAAAGCGCGCGCCGGATAGGGCTGATGAAAGTAATTTAGGTAGACCTTGTTGAAGGTTGCGTAGAGATTCATGTCAGTGCAGAAGATAGTTACCGTGACCAAATCATCCATGGTCATGCCTTCTTTTGTCAGCAGTGTTTTGACGGAGTCGAGCATCTTCGCAGCTTCGACCGATGCATCGGCGGGTGGCTTGCCGGTGGCTCGATCGGCACCGACGGAGCCGCTGACGTAGACGGTATCGCCCATGCGAATGAAAGAACTAAAGGGCGTTACAGCTGTCCCGGTCGGCGGGATGACACCCTGCGCGTGCGCACCCCGCGAACCCAACGCACAAGCACCACACAACACCAATCCGAGTAGGATTTTGATCATTTTCTGCCCCTTTTCGACCGTCTTTGAATCGATTCAGTTTGGCTCATCCTACACGGCGCTACAACGGCGGCTGCGGAGGCTTCTCCGGCTTGTCGGGTGGAACGGCATGGACCTTCATGCGGCGACGGAAGAGCTTGCCGTCGGTCACGGCATAGAGCCATTCCCGATTCGGGCCGCCGAAGGCGACTGCATCGACCGGTTCATCCGGCACGGGACTGTTCAGGATCATCGCAACGCGGCTGTTGGCCTCGCAGATCTGGATACCCAGGGCTGTAGCAAAGTAGACCTGGCCGAGGGAGTCGAACGCTGCGCCCTTCGCTCCAGCATCTTCGTCCAGAACCTCGAGGCGATAGAAGGGTTCAGCATGTGTGGGTGTGCCGTCGGGCTGCAACTGCATGGACCACTGGTGCCGATGCTCGGGATCCGTTACCACCAACATCGCCTGGTCGGGTGAGAGTGCGACGGCGTCAGCTTTCATGGAAGGCGAGGGCACCTCCCCTGCTCTTCCCGCTCCTGAGGTCGGGGCCCAGCGGATGTGTCCATGACCGTCCGCGATGTAGTGGATATTGCTTGCTGTGAGAGCTCGGCTTTCGAGAACCTTTTCATTCACCGGTTCCCAGTTGCCGATGGCTTCGACGGTGGCCCAAATACTGCCGCGGGTGTCCCAGCCGGGTTTGCCTAGTGCTGTGGGTGGGTGGGGTTCGATCTTCCCTACGCCGCGTGCGGGGGTGTAGTCGCGCCATAGCCAGCGGAGGGCCTCGGGTAGCTCTGCCCCGCCCTGTTTTGTGTCGTGGCCGCCGGTGCCGATGGTGAGTCTGGCGTCGTACCCCTGGAACTGGAGGGCGTCGAAGAGCATCTGGTTGGCGCGGGGCCAGGTGCCTGCGTAGAAGGTGCCATAGGGCTGATCGGGCGTGATGTGGTCGTTGGCGCCGTCCTGCATCCAGATGCGGATTGGCCTTGCCTCGGTCTTCCGAACGAGTTCCGGCAGCGTGTCGGCGCCCTTCATGGCAACGTAGGTGCCAATGAGCGAAAGGACGCGGTGGAACTGGTCGGGCCGGTGCCATGCGGCGACGAATGCGCCTACTGCTCCCGTACTGGTGCCGCCGATAGCGTGCTCGTCCGGGTTGGTAGAGAGTGCGTGCTTCCTCTCAATCGCTGGGATCAGCTCTTC is a genomic window containing:
- a CDS encoding alpha/beta hydrolase-fold protein, which gives rise to MRRLLLLLLFLGLTLHAQTPYPPGPDSQIQNVPHGTLEKLVLPAGKFYPGTPHHYAVYLPANAPATPLPYMIFLDGSSYLGGNLQAANVLDNLIAAKQIPPMVGIFVDPGVLPAIRPDAQNRYERVFEYDSVSNRYVNFLEEELIPAIERKHALSTNPDEHAIGGTSTGAVGAFVAAWHRPDQFHRVLSLIGTYVAMKGADTLPELVRKTEARPIRIWMQDGANDHITPDQPYGTFYAGTWPRANQMLFDALQFQGYDARLTIGTGGHDTKQGGAELPEALRWLWRDYTPARGVGKIEPHPPTALGKPGWDTRGSIWATVEAIGNWEPVNEKVLESRALTASNIHYIADGHGHIRWAPTSGAGRAGEVPSPSMKADAVALSPDQAMLVVTDPEHRHQWSMQLQPDGTPTHAEPFYRLEVLDEDAGAKGAAFDSLGQVYFATALGIQICEANSRVAMILNSPVPDEPVDAVAFGGPNREWLYAVTDGKLFRRRMKVHAVPPDKPEKPPQPPL
- a CDS encoding RidA family protein, yielding MIKILLGLVLCGACALGSRGAHAQGVIPPTGTAVTPFSSFIRMGDTVYVSGSVGADRATGKPPADASVEAAKMLDSVKTLLTKEGMTMDDLVTVTIFCTDMNLYATFNKVYLNYFHQPYPARAFIGAKELVLGAHFEIMGVAQKGAAATKSAGTK